A portion of the Bacillus sp. es.034 genome contains these proteins:
- a CDS encoding MFS transporter, translated as MRIRDWDRNLKVRLFGEAAINITFWMFFPFLTIYFTESFGKQTAGLLLVLSQVFAVLANLMGGYCADRFGRKRMMVISAFGQGFAFLIFGLASSPWLDSAMIGFICFSLVGVFGSFYWPASQAMVADVVDEKDRSHVFAVFYTSINIAVVVGPILGGIFYVHYRFQLLIAAALICMFLALLLYKMTRETAPADKNKLLVTEGKKKAWHSVLSDQFKDYSVIFKDKTFLLFILAGVLVGQTFMQLDLLIPVYIKDVMDEATLFSFGDWSLTLVSEQVFGLILSENGFLVALLTVVITRWITKFRERNVFILSSIIYAVSIFMFGQTSSVWMFVISMAVFTFAELMTAGIQQSFVSKLAPDHMRGQYFAAASLRFTIARTIAPLSITLSLYAGYDWTFILLSILALLSAGLFYIMFERFEKDELELKKAVH; from the coding sequence ATGAGAATACGGGATTGGGACCGTAATTTAAAGGTCCGGCTGTTTGGGGAAGCAGCAATTAACATTACTTTCTGGATGTTCTTTCCGTTTTTGACGATCTATTTTACAGAGTCATTCGGAAAGCAGACGGCAGGATTATTATTGGTACTTTCACAGGTATTCGCTGTACTTGCGAATCTGATGGGAGGATACTGCGCGGATCGATTTGGACGTAAACGGATGATGGTCATTTCGGCGTTCGGACAAGGTTTTGCTTTTCTGATCTTTGGACTGGCCAGTTCGCCTTGGCTTGATTCTGCCATGATCGGGTTTATCTGTTTCAGTCTGGTCGGAGTATTCGGTTCCTTTTATTGGCCGGCAAGTCAGGCCATGGTTGCCGATGTGGTGGACGAGAAAGATCGGAGTCATGTGTTTGCCGTCTTTTACACCTCCATCAATATTGCCGTTGTCGTAGGGCCGATATTGGGGGGCATTTTCTACGTCCACTACCGCTTTCAATTATTGATCGCAGCCGCTCTTATTTGTATGTTTTTAGCCCTGCTGCTCTATAAAATGACGAGGGAAACGGCACCGGCTGATAAAAATAAGCTTCTTGTTACAGAGGGAAAAAAGAAAGCCTGGCACAGTGTGTTGTCGGATCAATTCAAAGACTATAGCGTGATTTTCAAAGATAAAACGTTTCTATTGTTTATTTTAGCGGGAGTCCTGGTCGGTCAAACGTTCATGCAGTTGGACCTCCTGATTCCTGTATATATTAAAGATGTCATGGATGAGGCCACTCTGTTCAGCTTCGGGGACTGGTCATTGACCCTCGTGAGTGAGCAGGTATTCGGACTGATTTTATCCGAAAATGGATTCCTTGTGGCACTTCTTACCGTGGTCATCACGCGGTGGATCACGAAATTCCGTGAACGAAATGTGTTCATTCTGTCATCCATTATCTATGCCGTTTCAATCTTCATGTTTGGTCAAACGAGTTCCGTATGGATGTTTGTGATCAGCATGGCGGTGTTCACGTTTGCAGAACTGATGACTGCCGGTATCCAGCAAAGCTTCGTATCGAAGCTTGCACCGGATCATATGCGCGGTCAGTATTTCGCCGCAGCCAGTCTGCGTTTCACGATTGCAAGGACGATTGCTCCACTATCCATCACCCTTTCTTTATATGCAGGGTATGATTGGACGTTCATCCTCCTTTCCATCCTGGCTCTTTTGAGTGCCGGACTCTTCTACATCATGTTCGAGCGTTTTGAGAAGGATGAATTGGAACTGAAGAAAGCTGTACATTAA
- a CDS encoding histidine kinase yields the protein MALLKKRFTMIIPIMILVAIACYWMLGKYYAEIEMVSKFMLIIGGTLLSGVISFFLFKEDGEPK from the coding sequence GTGGCACTGTTGAAAAAACGATTCACCATGATCATTCCCATCATGATACTCGTAGCCATTGCATGTTATTGGATGCTCGGCAAATATTATGCCGAGATCGAAATGGTTTCAAAATTCATGCTGATCATCGGAGGCACCCTCCTATCCGGCGTGATTTCCTTCTTCCTATTTAAAGAAGACGGGGAACCGAAATAA
- a CDS encoding sodium:alanine symporter family protein, with translation MDTFFDIIGKISAWLWGPPLIIVLGATGLYLTVLLKFIQFRYPLYIFKQTIGSVFKKPKGEGTVTPLQALTSALSSTIGAANIVGVPAAIMFGGPGAVFWMWVIALIGMALKFSESVLAVRYREKNEKGEFVGGPMYYMTKGLNMRWLGVWFAFALMIELIPSVMVQGNAVASTVEETFKVDGLITGIVVALIVVLIVFGGIKRIGKVTEIFVPFMALIYVGSALVILFMNIEAVPEFFSLILSHAFQPMSAMGGFAGVAIAETIRWGFARGLYSNEVGLGTAPIAHAAAQTDHPVRQGLWAIVGIVIDTIIVCTATAFVVLSSGVWTAENALDDPSALTTEAFTNYFGEFGGILVTVSLIFFVLSTIIVIVFYGAKQAEFLFGWKAAQGIKVVYTVAIVLGSVGAAKVIWQFLDLALAAILIPNIIAVLLLSKEVKRLTNEFFTSEEYYLKDTGKVKEKKIS, from the coding sequence TTGGATACGTTTTTCGACATCATAGGTAAAATTTCGGCGTGGTTATGGGGTCCACCATTGATCATCGTCCTGGGTGCAACGGGTTTGTACTTAACAGTATTATTGAAATTTATACAATTTCGGTATCCTCTTTACATTTTTAAGCAAACGATTGGAAGTGTGTTTAAAAAGCCGAAGGGAGAAGGGACCGTCACTCCTCTCCAGGCGCTGACGTCCGCACTGTCGTCCACAATCGGGGCGGCGAATATCGTCGGTGTTCCGGCAGCGATCATGTTTGGTGGTCCCGGGGCCGTTTTCTGGATGTGGGTCATTGCCCTTATCGGGATGGCGCTTAAGTTCTCGGAGAGTGTGCTTGCAGTCCGCTATCGTGAGAAGAATGAAAAAGGGGAATTTGTCGGCGGTCCCATGTACTATATGACAAAAGGTTTGAACATGAGGTGGCTTGGCGTCTGGTTCGCCTTTGCCCTTATGATCGAGCTGATCCCAAGTGTCATGGTACAAGGGAATGCCGTAGCTTCCACCGTAGAAGAAACCTTTAAGGTAGATGGATTGATTACGGGTATTGTCGTTGCACTTATCGTCGTGCTGATTGTATTCGGCGGAATTAAACGGATCGGTAAGGTGACGGAGATCTTCGTTCCGTTCATGGCCCTGATTTATGTAGGGAGTGCCTTGGTGATTTTGTTTATGAATATTGAAGCAGTACCTGAATTTTTCAGTTTGATTCTGTCACATGCCTTTCAACCTATGTCTGCAATGGGAGGCTTTGCCGGGGTAGCCATCGCAGAGACGATCCGCTGGGGATTTGCCCGGGGATTATACTCCAATGAGGTAGGGCTCGGAACAGCTCCGATTGCCCATGCAGCAGCGCAGACAGATCACCCTGTACGACAGGGCCTTTGGGCGATCGTTGGGATCGTGATTGATACGATCATCGTCTGTACAGCTACGGCTTTTGTTGTCTTATCGTCAGGGGTGTGGACGGCAGAAAATGCTCTGGACGATCCTTCAGCATTAACAACAGAGGCATTTACGAACTATTTCGGAGAGTTTGGCGGGATCCTTGTCACGGTTTCCTTGATTTTCTTCGTCTTGTCCACGATCATCGTCATTGTCTTTTATGGTGCCAAGCAGGCGGAATTCCTGTTCGGCTGGAAGGCGGCTCAGGGAATCAAAGTGGTTTATACCGTTGCCATCGTCCTTGGATCCGTCGGAGCGGCCAAGGTCATCTGGCAGTTCCTTGATTTAGCTCTGGCGGCCATCTTGATTCCGAATATCATCGCGGTCCTTCTACTAAGTAAGGAGGTTAAAAGACTCACCAATGAGTTCTTTACTTCCGAAGAGTACTATTTGAAGGACACAGGCAAAGTGAAAGAAAAGAAAATATCTTAA
- a CDS encoding YflJ family protein — protein MHIGSKGWYVEELKKAGVRRYEERKVESYKKHVLANLLERTR, from the coding sequence ATGCATATCGGAAGCAAAGGCTGGTACGTAGAAGAACTAAAAAAAGCGGGGGTACGCCGCTACGAAGAACGCAAAGTAGAATCCTACAAAAAACACGTTCTGGCAAACCTGCTGGAACGCACAAGATAA
- a CDS encoding aminopeptidase → MTNFQQNLEKYASLAVEVGVNVQKGQTLVINTSIDSAKFVRLVVKKAYEVGAKHVYVNWSDDTVNRTKYDLAPDEAFQEFPEWKAREVETLAEGGAAFMSIVSSSPDLLKGVNPDRISNFQKVAGKAMSKYRQFIQSDKVSWCVLAAPSKDWAAKVFPDASEEEQVDLLWDAIFKAVRADQADPVQAWKDHDANLHEKVEYLNEKNYQKLHYTAPGTDLTIELPKGHLWVGAGSVNEEGTTFMANMPTEEVFTVPLKTGVNGTVSSTKPLSYGGNVIDNFTITFENGRIVDVKAEEGEEILKRLVDTDEGSHYLGEIALVPHQSPISQSNVLFYNTLFDENASNHLAIGNAYAFCIEGGKKMSEEELEKNGLNNSITHVDFMIGSDKMNIDGVKEDGSTEAVFRDGGWAF, encoded by the coding sequence ATGACTAATTTCCAACAAAATTTAGAGAAATACGCAAGTCTTGCAGTCGAAGTCGGAGTGAATGTTCAAAAGGGTCAGACCCTCGTCATCAATACGTCCATCGACTCTGCAAAGTTCGTCCGATTAGTAGTAAAGAAAGCCTATGAAGTAGGCGCTAAACATGTATATGTAAACTGGAGCGATGACACCGTCAACCGCACGAAATATGACCTAGCACCGGATGAAGCATTCCAGGAGTTCCCTGAGTGGAAAGCACGTGAAGTCGAAACGCTTGCGGAAGGCGGAGCTGCCTTCATGAGCATCGTCTCTTCAAGTCCTGACCTGTTAAAAGGCGTCAATCCGGATCGTATCTCGAACTTCCAGAAGGTTGCCGGTAAAGCGATGTCCAAATACCGTCAGTTCATCCAATCTGACAAAGTCAGCTGGTGTGTGCTGGCCGCTCCTTCAAAAGACTGGGCTGCCAAAGTATTCCCGGATGCTTCTGAAGAAGAGCAAGTCGACCTGTTATGGGACGCAATCTTCAAAGCAGTCCGTGCCGACCAGGCGGACCCTGTCCAGGCATGGAAGGATCACGACGCAAACCTTCACGAAAAAGTCGAATACCTGAACGAAAAGAACTACCAGAAGCTTCATTACACAGCACCAGGGACGGACCTTACCATCGAACTTCCGAAAGGTCACCTGTGGGTAGGAGCCGGAAGCGTGAACGAAGAAGGTACGACTTTCATGGCGAACATGCCGACGGAAGAAGTATTCACGGTTCCACTTAAAACCGGTGTAAACGGTACGGTATCAAGCACGAAGCCGCTTAGCTACGGTGGTAACGTGATCGACAACTTCACGATCACATTCGAGAACGGTCGCATCGTGGACGTAAAGGCTGAAGAAGGCGAAGAAATCCTGAAGCGCCTTGTGGATACCGATGAAGGGTCTCATTATCTTGGGGAAATCGCCCTTGTTCCACATCAATCGCCGATCTCTCAATCGAACGTGTTATTCTACAACACATTATTCGATGAGAATGCATCTAATCACCTTGCCATCGGTAATGCTTATGCATTCTGTATCGAAGGCGGAAAGAAAATGAGCGAAGAAGAGCTTGAGAAAAACGGTTTGAACAACAGTATCACTCACGTTGACTTCATGATCGGTTCAGACAAAATGAACATCGATGGAGTCAAAGAAGACGGCTCGACTGAAGCAGTATTCCGCGATGGCGGTTGGGCGTTTTAA
- the hmpA gene encoding NO-inducible flavohemoprotein, which produces MLSQKTIEIVKSTAPVLEVKGTEITSVFYKNLFTNHPELLNIFNHANQKKGRQQTALANTVYAAAQNIDKLEMILPVVKQIAHKHRSLGVKPEHYPIVGEHLLQAIKQVLGDAATDEIIEAWGDAYGVIAGVFIDVEEEMYKETENKNAGYRDFKPFIITKKVVESDVITSFYLQPKEGGSVPTYMPGQYLSVRVRIPGEEFTHIRQYSLSSAPMDEQFRISVKREAECDPQGKVSNFLHDQAVAGSEIEVSAPAGDFYLEDGDSPVAFISGGVGITPMMSMLEQVARSTPERKTAFIHASRHEGVHAFKGDVEKLMAELENGEACFVYENPREESPSHFTGYVNKEILKQYVDAGTECYVCGPAPFMKAVIGTLKEMGVSKVCFEFFGPAMDLNKQESVTV; this is translated from the coding sequence ATGCTATCTCAAAAAACCATTGAAATCGTGAAATCCACTGCTCCTGTATTAGAAGTTAAAGGAACGGAAATTACATCTGTTTTTTATAAAAATTTATTTACCAACCATCCGGAATTACTAAATATTTTCAATCATGCCAACCAGAAAAAAGGCAGACAACAAACCGCGCTTGCCAATACGGTGTATGCGGCCGCTCAGAATATCGATAAGCTGGAGATGATCCTCCCTGTTGTGAAGCAAATCGCTCACAAGCATAGAAGTTTAGGCGTTAAGCCTGAGCATTATCCGATCGTTGGCGAACATCTGCTTCAAGCCATCAAACAGGTTCTGGGAGATGCAGCGACAGATGAGATTATCGAAGCGTGGGGAGACGCATACGGTGTCATCGCCGGAGTATTCATCGATGTGGAAGAAGAAATGTATAAAGAAACGGAAAACAAGAATGCCGGCTACAGAGACTTTAAACCGTTCATCATTACAAAAAAAGTAGTGGAAAGTGACGTCATCACCTCTTTTTATCTTCAACCGAAAGAAGGCGGCAGTGTCCCAACCTACATGCCGGGTCAATATTTATCCGTCAGAGTGAGGATCCCTGGAGAAGAATTCACCCATATCCGTCAGTACAGTTTATCAAGCGCACCAATGGACGAGCAGTTCAGAATTTCTGTTAAAAGAGAAGCAGAGTGCGATCCACAAGGGAAGGTGTCCAACTTCTTACATGATCAAGCAGTCGCAGGAAGCGAGATTGAAGTCAGCGCACCTGCCGGGGATTTCTACTTAGAGGACGGCGATTCGCCTGTTGCGTTTATAAGCGGAGGCGTTGGGATCACACCTATGATGAGCATGCTCGAACAAGTGGCCAGATCCACACCGGAACGAAAGACAGCATTTATCCATGCGAGCAGACATGAAGGCGTGCATGCCTTTAAAGGGGACGTCGAAAAGCTCATGGCGGAACTTGAGAACGGGGAAGCGTGCTTTGTTTATGAAAATCCACGGGAAGAATCTCCATCCCACTTCACTGGATATGTAAATAAAGAGATCCTGAAGCAGTATGTAGACGCTGGAACCGAATGCTATGTGTGTGGCCCTGCACCATTTATGAAAGCCGTCATCGGCACCTTGAAGGAAATGGGCGTATCAAAGGTTTGTTTCGAATTCTTCGGTCCGGCAATGGATTTAAATAAGCAGGAAAGTGTGACGGTTTAA
- a CDS encoding methyl-accepting chemotaxis protein, which translates to MTPKQLKEIDSKRKNLLLLITYGISLAAALSYSIIHKSGTITVTIFSLQIAFLAGYFVVLQLIVKKPHSFVYFSIPTVYALMGIWLFLEGSNPPDLVILLFLAVISAIHFNPVIFGIGFTSGLILLVMNGVLAPKGDPIYAELFVPALLSYVLLGIVLWVVIHLNRTQFKQLQEFIHRTESESKEKENQRNFLQKELATISGSIQQIHEQIQTHLVSHDEMKTAVNEISAGSVTQSDQINNIALVTETTMGKMEEVAMLSDDLTAHSTDANAIAVSGSERVMDLQENMIELKNIIEGLHQTFKELTSKIEETNSFIGSIQDITDQTNLLALNASIEAARAGEAGRGFSIVADEIRKLAEITRNTATRINDNLASVNAVNSSAVEIMNLSSEKLNENVGATGEVTAYFTSLREKLEALSNEFQRLTITASDVRGQTEEAELSTKELAAVIQQTSAGLEEISATIETLHGDNRTIAQYVQDTATSAARIQNSVNA; encoded by the coding sequence ATGACCCCCAAGCAATTGAAAGAAATCGATAGTAAAAGAAAGAACCTTCTGCTTCTGATCACATACGGAATCAGCCTTGCAGCCGCGCTCTCGTATTCGATCATCCATAAGTCGGGAACGATTACCGTCACGATATTTTCCCTGCAGATCGCTTTTCTTGCAGGATACTTCGTCGTGCTGCAATTGATAGTAAAGAAACCGCATTCCTTTGTTTATTTCAGCATCCCGACTGTGTATGCCTTGATGGGAATCTGGCTTTTCCTTGAAGGATCCAATCCACCGGACTTGGTCATCCTTTTATTTCTGGCTGTGATCAGTGCCATTCACTTTAATCCTGTCATCTTTGGAATCGGCTTCACATCCGGTCTCATCCTACTCGTCATGAACGGGGTGCTTGCGCCAAAGGGAGATCCGATTTACGCTGAACTATTTGTCCCTGCTTTACTGAGCTATGTATTGCTGGGCATCGTCCTTTGGGTCGTCATCCACTTAAACCGCACACAATTCAAACAGCTTCAGGAATTCATTCATCGGACGGAAAGTGAAAGTAAAGAAAAAGAAAACCAGCGAAACTTTTTACAAAAAGAACTGGCGACCATCTCAGGAAGCATCCAACAAATCCACGAACAGATCCAGACCCATCTCGTCTCCCATGATGAAATGAAAACGGCAGTGAATGAAATCTCAGCGGGAAGTGTCACCCAAAGCGATCAAATCAATAACATCGCCCTGGTCACAGAAACGACAATGGGAAAAATGGAAGAAGTCGCAATGCTGTCAGATGATCTTACCGCCCACTCCACCGACGCGAATGCGATTGCCGTGTCAGGAAGCGAACGGGTCATGGATCTTCAGGAAAACATGATCGAATTGAAAAACATCATTGAAGGCCTTCACCAGACCTTTAAAGAGCTCACAAGCAAAATTGAAGAAACCAACAGCTTTATCGGAAGCATCCAGGACATTACGGACCAAACCAATCTCCTCGCTTTGAATGCATCTATCGAGGCGGCACGGGCAGGAGAAGCAGGGCGCGGCTTCAGCATCGTCGCCGATGAAATAAGAAAATTGGCCGAAATCACGAGGAATACGGCGACACGCATCAACGACAATCTCGCATCCGTCAATGCGGTGAACTCGTCTGCTGTTGAGATCATGAATCTAAGCTCTGAAAAACTTAATGAAAATGTGGGCGCTACCGGTGAGGTCACGGCGTATTTCACCTCATTGCGAGAGAAGCTTGAAGCCCTGTCAAATGAATTCCAGCGCCTCACCATCACCGCTTCTGACGTCAGGGGGCAGACCGAAGAAGCCGAGCTCTCAACGAAGGAACTGGCGGCTGTCATCCAACAGACTTCTGCCGGCCTGGAGGAAATCAGCGCCACTATTGAAACCCTTCACGGTGACAACCGGACGATTGCTCAATATGTTCAAGATACTGCCACAAGTGCAGCCCGGATTCAGAACAGTGTCAACGCATAA
- the motB gene encoding flagellar motor protein MotB, whose protein sequence is MRRRKKKHDDEHMDESWLIPYADLLTLLLALFIVLYASSSVDAQKFKELSQVFSEIFTGGTGMMEYPSPVAPQQSSDQEQKQAAASAGIDKEKEKELSKAELEKQAFIKDQEELKEIQKKINEYIKTNNLELQFVTKLTDEGLLLTIRDNVLFDSGSATVQGSDQNVAEELSGLLEMNPPRNIIISGHTDNVPIRNAEFDSNWELSVMRAVNFMKIILDNPVLDPQWFSAKGFGEFEPIADNGTAEGRGQNRRVEVLILPRVTE, encoded by the coding sequence ATGAGGCGGCGTAAGAAGAAACATGACGACGAACATATGGATGAATCCTGGCTCATTCCGTATGCTGACTTACTCACACTGTTGCTGGCGCTGTTTATCGTCTTGTACGCATCAAGCTCGGTGGACGCCCAGAAGTTCAAGGAGCTCTCTCAGGTATTCAGTGAAATCTTCACCGGGGGCACGGGAATGATGGAGTATCCAAGCCCTGTCGCGCCTCAGCAGTCAAGCGATCAAGAACAGAAGCAGGCTGCTGCCTCAGCCGGGATCGATAAAGAAAAAGAAAAGGAATTAAGTAAAGCTGAGCTAGAGAAGCAGGCCTTTATAAAGGATCAGGAAGAGCTGAAGGAAATCCAGAAAAAAATAAACGAATACATTAAAACGAATAATCTGGAGCTTCAATTCGTCACCAAGCTGACGGATGAAGGGCTCCTCCTCACGATTCGGGACAATGTATTGTTCGACTCGGGGTCTGCCACGGTCCAGGGCAGTGACCAGAATGTTGCCGAAGAATTATCGGGCCTTCTGGAAATGAATCCGCCACGGAACATCATCATCAGTGGACATACAGATAATGTGCCCATCCGGAATGCGGAATTCGACTCCAACTGGGAGCTAAGCGTCATGAGGGCGGTCAATTTCATGAAAATCATTTTAGACAATCCCGTTCTTGATCCCCAATGGTTCAGCGCGAAAGGCTTCGGTGAATTCGAACCGATCGCAGACAATGGAACAGCAGAGGGACGAGGACAGAACCGCCGGGTGGAAGTATTGATATTACCAAGGGTGACAGAATAA
- the motA gene encoding flagellar motor stator protein MotA, translating to MDKTSLIGVILGLIAVGVGMVFKGVSPVALLNPAAILIILLGTVAAVTIAFPTHEIKKVPKLFGILFKEQKLQDPKETIQFFSQVADLARKEGLLALEAKTQEVDDPFLRDGLSLAVDGQSADYIRDVLHEEIDAMEERHSAGALIFTQAGTYAPTLGVLGAVIGLIAALSHMDNTDELGYAISAAFVATLLGIFTGYVLWHPFANKLKRKSKREVQMKMMMVEGILSIIEGESPRVIEQKLASYLPASERILLLKGDEDEAA from the coding sequence ATGGATAAGACGTCTTTAATAGGAGTCATTTTAGGATTGATAGCGGTGGGAGTAGGGATGGTGTTCAAAGGAGTAAGTCCGGTTGCCTTATTGAACCCTGCAGCCATTTTGATTATTTTACTGGGGACGGTGGCCGCAGTGACCATTGCATTCCCGACACATGAAATCAAAAAAGTACCGAAGCTCTTCGGCATACTGTTTAAAGAACAAAAATTGCAGGACCCGAAAGAAACGATCCAATTCTTCTCACAAGTGGCGGATCTTGCGCGGAAAGAAGGGCTGCTTGCACTGGAGGCCAAAACCCAGGAAGTGGATGATCCATTCCTCAGGGACGGACTTTCATTGGCAGTGGATGGACAGAGTGCCGATTACATAAGGGATGTGCTTCATGAAGAAATCGATGCCATGGAAGAGCGTCACAGTGCAGGAGCCCTCATCTTCACACAGGCAGGGACGTATGCGCCGACACTCGGGGTCCTCGGGGCCGTCATTGGGTTGATCGCAGCCCTCAGCCACATGGATAATACCGATGAGCTCGGCTATGCGATCTCTGCGGCCTTCGTCGCGACATTGCTTGGTATCTTCACGGGTTATGTTTTGTGGCATCCCTTTGCCAACAAGCTGAAACGGAAATCCAAGCGTGAAGTTCAAATGAAAATGATGATGGTGGAAGGCATTCTTTCCATCATCGAGGGAGAATCTCCCCGGGTGATCGAACAGAAGCTTGCATCCTATTTACCGGCAAGTGAACGGATCTTGTTACTAAAGGGGGATGAGGATGAGGCGGCGTAA
- a CDS encoding DUF1992 domain-containing protein, protein MDFSTIVSEQRIKKAYEDGEFENLPGYGKPLNLDDDKGVPEGLKMAHRIMKNAGFTTDEMNVKKEMMRIEDLLRVCENEEEERELKQSLNEKMLKYNSMLSKKRIKTNSSLFKNYEHKLEDKLLK, encoded by the coding sequence TTGGATTTTTCAACCATTGTGTCGGAGCAAAGAATTAAGAAGGCATACGAGGATGGGGAGTTCGAGAATCTTCCCGGCTATGGGAAACCGCTTAACCTTGACGATGACAAAGGGGTTCCCGAAGGACTGAAAATGGCCCATCGGATCATGAAGAACGCAGGATTCACCACCGATGAAATGAATGTAAAAAAAGAAATGATGAGGATCGAAGACTTGCTCAGAGTCTGTGAGAATGAAGAGGAAGAACGGGAATTAAAGCAGAGTCTCAATGAGAAAATGCTGAAATACAACAGCATGCTTTCGAAGAAGAGAATTAAAACGAATAGTTCCTTGTTCAAAAATTATGAGCATAAGCTGGAAGACAAGCTGCTGAAATAA
- a CDS encoding Rrf2 family transcriptional regulator, producing MRLTLYTDYSLRVLIFLASKPKDELSNIKEIADAYSISKNHLMKVTYELGKMGKIETIRGRNGGIRLAQSPEEINIGKLVRATEEDFHLVECFDAENNSCIITPVCGLKHVLGKALNAYLSVLDDYTLSDLIQNPMDYRFLFQEQKQDETST from the coding sequence ATGAGACTAACTTTATACACTGACTACTCACTGAGGGTCCTGATTTTCCTGGCTTCAAAACCGAAGGACGAACTCTCTAATATAAAAGAAATCGCTGATGCCTACAGCATCTCAAAAAATCACCTTATGAAAGTGACGTATGAACTCGGAAAGATGGGGAAGATTGAAACGATCCGTGGCAGAAACGGCGGGATCAGGCTTGCACAGTCCCCTGAAGAGATCAATATAGGCAAACTTGTCCGTGCGACGGAAGAGGATTTCCATCTTGTCGAATGCTTCGATGCCGAAAACAACTCATGCATCATCACACCGGTATGCGGTTTGAAGCATGTACTTGGCAAGGCATTGAACGCCTATCTCTCTGTTCTCGATGATTACACCCTGTCCGACCTTATCCAGAATCCCATGGACTACCGGTTCCTCTTTCAAGAGCAGAAACAGGATGAAACGTCGACTTAA